CCGCTGCGGTGGGGATCTGCACGTAGCTGCGGCTCCGCACGGTCTGCACGGCCTTGCTGGGCACCAGAAGGCCGCGGTCCTCGCTCTGGACGATCTCCGCCTCGGCGGTCATCCCGGCGCGCAGCTGCCCGCCTGTGTTACTCAATTGCACGGTGGCGGTGAACACGCTGATGCCGCTGCTCTGGGTCGCGCCGGGCGAGACGCGCACGACCTTCCCGCTGAAGGTCTGCCCGTCGAAGGCGTCGAGGGTCACGTCGGCGCGCTGGCCGACCTTCACGCCGGCGATCTCGGTCTCGTCGATCTGCACGGGGAGATTCAGGGTGGTGTCGTCGATCAGGGTCAGGATGCTCGCGCCGCTGTTCACGACGGTGCCCTCGGTGGCGGTGACGGTGCTGACCACGCCGCTCATCGGGGCGTACACCTTCAGGTCGGTGCGGTCCTGCGCGGCGGCGTCCAGGCTGTCCTGCGCCTGCTGCACGGCGAGCGCCTGACTGCGGAGGTTCTGCGCGTCGGTGCTCGCGCCGGTCTGCTGCTGGGTCAGGGCGCTGCTCAGGCTGGCGCGGGCGCTGTCCACGCTCTGCTGGGCCTTGGTGACGGCGGACTGCGCGTCGGCCAGCGCGGAGGCGCTCAGCGCGCCGATGGCCGCGAGCTGCCGCTGCCCGCTGAGGGTGCGCTGCGCGTCGGCGAGGGTCTGCTCGGCCTGCGTCACGCTGCCCCGCGCGCTGACGACGCTGCTGGCGCGCTGCGCGGCACTGCTGGCCTGAGAAGCGCGCGCAGCGTCCAGGCTGGCGCGGGCCTTGTCGAGGTTCAGCTGGGCCGCCTGGACGTTCTGCTCGACGGTGTCGCTGCTCAGGGTGGTGATCAGCTGCCCCTTCGTGACGCGTTCGCCCACGGCGGGCACGGCGCCGACGGTGGCGGTCAGGTCCGCGCCGACCGTGCGGGTCTGCGCGGCTTCCAGCGTGCCGGGGCCGCTGACGGACACCCGGACGACGCCCTGCTGCGCGCGGCTGGTGGTGGTCGTGGCGGTGACGGTCGCGGTCTGCGCGCTGCGGCTGCGGGTGTACAGGACGCCTCCGGTGGCGGCGCCGACCAGCAGCAGGGCGCCGATGACCCACGGCCAG
This region of Deinococcus sp. JMULE3 genomic DNA includes:
- a CDS encoding efflux RND transporter periplasmic adaptor subunit, whose product is MTTTSIPRPAAPRRRWPWVIGALLLVGAATGGVLYTRSRSAQTATVTATTTTSRAQQGVVRVSVSGPGTLEAAQTRTVGADLTATVGAVPAVGERVTKGQLITTLSSDTVEQNVQAAQLNLDKARASLDAARASQASSAAQRASSVVSARGSVTQAEQTLADAQRTLSGQRQLAAIGALSASALADAQSAVTKAQQSVDSARASLSSALTQQQTGASTDAQNLRSQALAVQQAQDSLDAAAQDRTDLKVYAPMSGVVSTVTATEGTVVNSGASILTLIDDTTLNLPVQIDETEIAGVKVGQRADVTLDAFDGQTFSGKVVRVSPGATQSSGISVFTATVQLSNTGGQLRAGMTAEAEIVQSEDRGLLVPSKAVQTVRSRSYVQIPTAAGAEPERVRVETGATDGTNTIVTDGLTPGQEVVVPGAARSAASASGQGSGARSQNSRQSGGFGVPGGGFPGGAP